Proteins co-encoded in one Arachis hypogaea cultivar Tifrunner chromosome 13, arahy.Tifrunner.gnm2.J5K5, whole genome shotgun sequence genomic window:
- the LOC112736004 gene encoding uncharacterized protein, whose product MDSLNSYHQGRYFYMEINPDLGMGELPYTFFRRFKDVIPSSMTFCDFAGNEVDVVIDKCHRTGIVVHGYNNLAALYGLKEGGWLSVCYVGQDKFLVVDVKDHYMRSKELCSPPLKLTVEVKPSVPIEEVIDISDDICNESPVVDPVEFVTIPEILHQQDNSTPFNPNLADTINEHHILPQSVIDTLTCVDPTVYAGLEPYSASSFCFFVASISFETRFCSC is encoded by the exons ATGGATAGCTTGAATTCTTACCATCAAGGGCGATACTTTTACATGGAGATAAACCCAGATTTG GGGATGGGTGAACTTCCATACACATTCTTTCGGAGATTCAAAGATGTCATTCCAAGTTCCATGACATTTTGTGATTTTGCTGGTAATGAGGTTGATGTGGTTATCGACAAGTGTCACCGAACGGGTATAGTTGTTCATGGCTATAATAATCTTGCTGCGCTTTATGGCCTAAAAGAAGGAGGTTGGTTGAGTGTATGTTATGTTGGTCAAGACAAGTTCTTGGTTGTTGACGTCAAGGACCATTATATGCGCTCTAAAGAGCTGTGTTCCCCACCATTGAAGCTCACTGTTGAGGTCAAGCCATCCGTTCCTATTGAGGAAGTAATCGACATATCTGATGACATATGTAATGAAAGTCCCGTCGTTGATCCAGTTGAATTTGTAACAATTCCTGAAATCCTGCATCAACAAGATAATTCTACTCCCTTTAATCCAAATTTGGCTGACACAATTAACGAGCATCATATTCTTCCACAATCTGTTATCGACACATTGACTTGCGTTGATCCCACCGTTTATGCCGGTCTTGAACCTTATTCAG CTTCTTCCTTCTGCTTTTTCGTCGCAAGCATTTCCTTCGAGACTCGATTTTGTTCGTGTTAG
- the LOC112732969 gene encoding replication factor A protein 1-like isoform X1 gives MASTYNYLKDVDASNDNLIYRIKLRALKIWSLSPVQQKYVRPTLEFVAMDQLGDRIQCSIRNPQRRLFEDELVEGKIYTICNFSVAVNDKKYKATNHASRIYFKRDTQLRLVDDPSFPENVFRFVPNEVILNHTNTQSHLIDVIGLLTAKGDIIEFTKNGKKSNYIVLELDDMQGKGKIRCTLWEEFASKLVKHIQEQPTSEYILIVQFAKFNLFKGTMGISNTTYNSNLYINADFQAVKDFCKSVIMSSVPPPNQLSQIATEPVYSIEEDLIDKSIYKSISKLKECIENGSFVTIGTVVAIDPKNGW, from the exons ATGGCAAGCACCTACAACTACCTGAAGGATGTGGATGCATCTAATGACAATTTGATCTATAGGATCAAGCTGAGGGCATTGAAAATATGGTCACTGTCCCCCGTCCAGCAGAAATACGTAAGACCAACTTTGGAGTTTGTGGCAATGGACCAGCTG GGAGATCGCATCCAATGTTCCATTAGGAATCCACAGCGGAGGCTGTTTGAGGATGAGTTGGTGGAGGGAAAAATATATACCATCTGCAACTTTTCAGTTGCcgttaatgataaaaaatacaaGGCCACTAATCATGCTAGCAGGATTTACTTTAAGAGGGATACTCAACTTCGACTAGTTGATGATCCATCCTTTCCTGAGAATGTCTTCCGATTTGTTCCTAACGAAGTCATACTCAACCACACCAACACTCAGTCACATCTTATAG ATGTCATTGGTCTTCTGACGGCCAAGGGTGACATAATTGAATTTActaaaaatggaaagaagagcAACTACATCGTTCTGGAACTTGACGACATGCA GGGAAAAGGAAAAATTCGCTGTACACTTTGGGAGGAGTTCGCAAGTAAGTTGGTCAAACATATTCAAGAGCAGCCGACGTCTGAGTATATCCTAATTGTACAATTCGCTAAGTTCAATCTATTTAAAG GTACAATGGGGATATCAAACACTACCTATAATTCAAATCTTTACATCAATGCAGACTTTCAGGCGGTAAAGGATTTTTGTAAAAG TGTCATTATGTCCAGTGTTCCACCTCCAAATCAACTCTCCCAAATAGCGACTGAACCTGTATACTCCATTGAGGAAGATCTCATTGACAAGTCAATATATAAATCCATTTCTAAGCTCAAGGAATGCATTGAG AATGGGAGCTTTGTTACAATTGGAACTGTTGTTGCAATCGATCCTAAGAACGGTTGGTGA
- the LOC112735306 gene encoding probable DNA-directed RNA polymerase III subunit rpc6, which yields MVGSNSSNEFDRNTNMVVMELKDICQLMNKQKLERLASNSDNMNDAERIVYNVIHSKQNMGIWMADIKRETTLPKSMIKKSIKMLQTKGEIKEVVNIKNKSKKHYMAAGFEPADEITGGSWYSEGKLDQEYIFSLRQVCLNYVSRNVVANRDGILEFINQGGYFSGTTTQEIDQILGNLVLDDKIIEVKSTGYGDYEKFPVGRICYRCKSKGGVNNGEGKIGAMASIPCGVCPRINLCSPDSFISPQTCELYQKWLDF from the exons ATGGTAGGCAGTAACAGTTCCAATGAATTTGACCGCAACACAAATATGGTGGTCATGGAACTTAAAGATATATGTcaatt GATGAATAAGCAGAAGCTAGAACGGTTGGCTTCAAATTCGGATAACATGAACGATGCAGAGCGCATAGTGTATAACGTAATTCACAGCAAACAAAACATGGGAATTTGGATGGCAGACATAAAGCGAGAAACAACTCTCCCTAAAAGCATGATCAAGAAATCCATTAAGATGCTTCAAACCAAGGGTGAAATCAAGGAGGTTGTTAACATTAAAAACAAGAGCAAAAAGCACTATATGGCGGCCGGTTTCGAACCAGCCGATGAAATCACTGGTGGGAGTTGGTATTCAGAAGGAAAACTTGATCAAGAGTACATATTTAGCTTAAGGCAAGTATGTCTGAATTATGTCTCCAGGAATGTCGTCGCGAATCGCGATGGCATTTTGGAGTTCATCAACCAAGGAGGCTATTTCTCTGGAACCACAACACAAGAGATAGATCAGATTCTTGGAAATTTGGTTTTGGATGATAAGATCATAGAGGTGAAGAGCACTGGTTATGGGGATTATGAGAAATTCCCTGTTGGTAGAATTTGTTATAGGTGCAAAAGTAAAGGAGGTGTTAATAATGGTGAAGGAAAAATTGGTGCCATGGCTTCAATTCCATGTGGAGTTTGTCCAAGAATTAACTTGTGTTCACCAGATAGCTTTATTTCTCCCCAAACTTGTGAGCTTTATCAGAAATGGTTGGACTTCTAG
- the LOC112732969 gene encoding replication factor A protein 1-like isoform X2, whose protein sequence is MASTYNYLKDVDASNDNLIYRIKLRALKIWSLSPVQQKYVRPTLEFVAMDQLGDRIQCSIRNPQRRLFEDELVEGKIYTICNFSVAVNDKKYKATNHASRIYFKRDTQLRLVDDPSFPENVFRFVPNEVILNHTNTQSHLIDVIGLLTAKGDIIEFTKNGKKSNYIVLELDDMQGKGKIRCTLWEEFASKLVKHIQEQPTSEYILIVQFAKFNLFKGTMGISNTTYNSNLYINADFQAVKDFCKSVPPPNQLSQIATEPVYSIEEDLIDKSIYKSISKLKECIENGSFVTIGTVVAIDPKNGW, encoded by the exons ATGGCAAGCACCTACAACTACCTGAAGGATGTGGATGCATCTAATGACAATTTGATCTATAGGATCAAGCTGAGGGCATTGAAAATATGGTCACTGTCCCCCGTCCAGCAGAAATACGTAAGACCAACTTTGGAGTTTGTGGCAATGGACCAGCTG GGAGATCGCATCCAATGTTCCATTAGGAATCCACAGCGGAGGCTGTTTGAGGATGAGTTGGTGGAGGGAAAAATATATACCATCTGCAACTTTTCAGTTGCcgttaatgataaaaaatacaaGGCCACTAATCATGCTAGCAGGATTTACTTTAAGAGGGATACTCAACTTCGACTAGTTGATGATCCATCCTTTCCTGAGAATGTCTTCCGATTTGTTCCTAACGAAGTCATACTCAACCACACCAACACTCAGTCACATCTTATAG ATGTCATTGGTCTTCTGACGGCCAAGGGTGACATAATTGAATTTActaaaaatggaaagaagagcAACTACATCGTTCTGGAACTTGACGACATGCA GGGAAAAGGAAAAATTCGCTGTACACTTTGGGAGGAGTTCGCAAGTAAGTTGGTCAAACATATTCAAGAGCAGCCGACGTCTGAGTATATCCTAATTGTACAATTCGCTAAGTTCAATCTATTTAAAG GTACAATGGGGATATCAAACACTACCTATAATTCAAATCTTTACATCAATGCAGACTTTCAGGCGGTAAAGGATTTTTGTAAAAG TGTTCCACCTCCAAATCAACTCTCCCAAATAGCGACTGAACCTGTATACTCCATTGAGGAAGATCTCATTGACAAGTCAATATATAAATCCATTTCTAAGCTCAAGGAATGCATTGAG AATGGGAGCTTTGTTACAATTGGAACTGTTGTTGCAATCGATCCTAAGAACGGTTGGTGA